One segment of Strix aluco isolate bStrAlu1 chromosome 4, bStrAlu1.hap1, whole genome shotgun sequence DNA contains the following:
- the MRPS26 gene encoding small ribosomal subunit protein mS26 — translation MSRWGSLSREGVLSREGVPSPVGVGPVSPVPALHFPSGPALPSHGAPGRRCPMTSRTAPRPPPAMLRVLRRCRPGPALGPALGPAAPPGPGFGAGPTWGPGLVLVRGRKTRHDPPAKSKASRVKMPPPVDPEELLVVLERYRQHRLVLGALRAEFRAEMLQKKREALLSQEDSAELMEQHRRLMAWNEAENARQRARREERIAKEAEEERRQKLKAAENKAKIMEAFLKEKEKEVLQLQEEAKTFITPENLDARIEQCLDNPRNYNFAIDRDGRVVKRTVLA, via the exons ATGTCCCGTTGGGGGTCCCTGTCCCGGGAGGGCGTCCTGTCCCGGGAGGGGGTCCCATCTCCCGTGGGGGTTGGTCCCGTCTCCCCTGTCCCCGCACTCCATTTCCCGTCAGGCCCCGCTCTCCCTTCCCATGGTGCCCCGGGGCGGCGCTGTCCGATGACGTCACGTacggccccgcggcccccccccgccatgtTGCGGGTGCTGAGGCGCTGCCGCCCGGGGCCGGCCCTGGGGCCTGCGttgggccccgccgcccccccggggcctGGCTTCGGGGCCGGCCCCACCTGGGGCCCGGGGCTGGTTCTGGTGCGGGGCCGCAAGACACGGCACGACCCCCCCGCCAAGTCCAAGGCGTCGCGGGTGAAGATGCCGCCGCCCGTCGACCCCGAGGAGCTGCTGGTGGTCTTGGAGCGGTACCGGCAGCACCGGCTGGTCCTCGGCGCCCTCCG GGCCGAGTTCCGGGCCGAGATGCTGCAGAAGAAGCGGGAGGCGCTGCTGTCCCAGGAGGACTCGGCGGAGCTGATGGAGCAGCACCGGCGCCTCATGGCCTGGAACGAGGCGGAGAACGCCCGGCAGCGGGCCCGCAG AGAGGAAAGAATTGCgaaagaagcagaagaagagCGGAGGCAGAAGCTAAAGGCTGCTGAGAACAAGGCCAAGATCATGGAGGCTTTcctgaaggagaaggagaaggaggttCTCCAGCTGCAG GAGGAAGCCAAAACCTTCATCACCCCCGAGAACCTGGACGCGCGGATCGAGCAGTGCCTGGACAACCCTCGCAACTACAACTTCGCCATCGACAGGGACGGGCGGGTCGTCAAACGGACGGTGTTGGCTTAG